A single region of the Sorghum bicolor cultivar BTx623 chromosome 9, Sorghum_bicolor_NCBIv3, whole genome shotgun sequence genome encodes:
- the LOC8066656 gene encoding probable glucan 1,3-beta-glucosidase A — protein sequence MGFRGGFRPLVTLVLLCLCASRLCSLSHAKRTPRPTPTPAKKPPPSSPSQQSPPPPASYPPLPVRAVCLGGWLVTEGWILPSLFDGIPNKDLLDGTQVQFKSALRKTYLTADQGGGGAVVANRTQASDWETFKLWRMNETTFNFRTSGNQFVGIGASDGLIVATATTPTLPETFQIVRCPFDKNRVRIKAANGYFVQAIATGEVIADYGEPTRWSDFDASVFLMTKVGEQLQGEYQLCNGYGTDKATPLLRDHWSTYIVEDDFKFFASSGLTAVRIPVGWWIASDPNPPAPYVGGSLQALDNAFKWAEKYKLGVIIDLHAAPGSQNPWEHSSSRDGTQEWGTTDANIAQTVQVIDFLASRYATSSSLFAVELMNEPLAPGATLDSLTKYYRDGYDAVRKHSPTAYVVMSNRLSSGNSTELLQFASGLQGAVIDVHYYTVFNRMFNNFTVQQNIDFIRTNFSGELTTVTTHNGPLTFVGEWVAEWKVPNATKEEYQKYATAQMNVYGQATFGWSYWTAKNANNHWDLEWMIKNGYISLKG from the exons ATGGGTTTCCGCGGTGGTTTCAGGCCGCTCGTGACGTTGGTCCTCCTGTGCCTGTGCGCCTCGCGCCTCTGCTCCTTGTCCCATGCCAAGAGGACGCCGCGGCCTACGCCTACTCCAGCGAAGAAGCCACCGCCATCGTCGCCGTCCCAGCagagcccgccgccgccggcctcgTATCCGCCTCTCCCCGTCCGGGCGGTGTGCCTCGGCGGTTGGCTCGTCACCGAAGGCTGGATACTGCCATCCCTCTTCGACGGCATCCCCAACAAAGATCTCCTG GATGGCACGCAGGTGCAGTTCAAGTCGGCGCTGAGGAAGACGTACCTGACGGCGGaccagggcggcggcggcgccgtggtGGCCAACCGGACGCAGGCCTCCGACTGGGAGACCTTCAAG CTGTGGAGGATGAACGAGACGACGTTCAACTTCCGGACTTCTGGCAACCAGTTCGTGGGCATCGGCGCCAGCGACGGCCTCATCGTCGCGACGGCCACCACGCCGACCCTGCCGGAGACGTTCCAGATAGTGCGCTGCCCCTTCGACAAGAACAGGGTCCGGATCAAGGCAGCCAACGGCTACTTCGTCCAG GCAATAGCAACCGGCGAAGTGATAGCGGACTACGGTGAACCCACACGGTGGTCCGACTTCGACGCGTCGGTCTTCCTGATGACCAAGGTTGGGGAGCAGCTGCAAGGGGAGTACCAGCTCTGCAACGGATACGGCACCGACAAGGCCACGCCACTGCTCAGG GACCATTGGAGCACCTACATAGTTGAGGACGATTTCAAGTTCTTTGCATCAAGTGGGCTGACTGCAGTGAGGATCCCAGTAGGATGGTGGATCGCTAGTGACCCCAACCCTCCTGCTCCATACGTCGGAGGTTCCCTCCAAGCCCTGGACAACgccttcaaatgggcaga GAAGTACAAGCTGGGTGTCATCATTGACTTGCACGCTGCTCCCGGATCACAGAACCCCTGGGAGCACAGCTCCTCCAGAGACGGCACGCAGGAATGGGGAACAACAGATGCCAACATTGCGCAGACGGTGCAAGTCATCGATTTCCTCGCATCCAG GTACGCGACGAGCTCGAGCCTGTTTGCCGTGGAGCTGATGAACGAGCCGCTGGCGCCTGGAGCGACACTGGACAGCCTCACCAAGTACTACCGCGACGGCTACGACGCCGTCCGGAAGCACTCGCCGACGGCCTACGTGGTCATGTCCAACCGCCTGTCGTCGGGGAACTCCACGGAGCTTCTCCAGTTCGCCAGCGGGCTCCAGGGCGCGGTCATCGACGTGCATTACTACACCGTGTTCAACAGGATGTTCAACAACTTCACCGTGCAGCAGAACATCGACTTCATCAGGACcaacttctccggcgagctCACCACCGTCACCACCCACAATGGCCCGCTCACCTTCGTTG GAGAGTGGGTTGCGGAGTGGAAGGTGCCAAACGCAACTAAGGAAGAGTACCAGAAGTACGCAACGGCGCAGATGAATGTGTATGGACAGGCCACGTTTGGATGGTCCTATTGGACTGCCAAGAATGCCAACAACCATTGGGATCTCGAGTGGATGATTAAAAATGGATACATCTCATTGAAAGGCTAG